TGACAGGATGCATGGAGTAATAAGTGAACTCTTAAATGGAATACTGAAGACTGGAAGACATCTAGTACATTGCCGGTATGTCTCCTTTCTATTGTTGAGTATATTTGCTCCTGTACTTAAATATTGAAAAGTGCTGACTTTTTTGTAATTGCAAGAGTTAAACACCTATTGATACTTTGCCACAGAAATAGATAATCAAACAGAAATCTATTGGCCAGAAAGCAAAGAACTAGAAATTAAACACACCACATGATGAATAATCTCCTGGAGAGAAATCACCAGAGTTATTTCCAGCattagtgtgtgtgtgtgtgtgtgtgtgtgtgtgtattgaAGTTGGATAAGAAGCAAAATTAGCTTTAGGACTACCAAGAATATAATCTCCTGCACACAGGAGAACACCTACTGTTGAGCTCTGGGTACTGACATTAAGAGTTTAGGTTTCAGACTTTTGATAAATAATATTAATTTCAATTCTGATATGATCGAAAATGGATTATTTTCTGCGCAAAGGCTTGTATTTTATATTCATTAATACCTTTAGCATCTGGTAAAACTTTCATCACCCGTGTTTGTTTTAAAGTGGCAAGAATGTCTAAGATAAATATAACCAGGATATTGGCATTTGAAATGCAATCCCAAATCGTGGCACACTTTTCTGGAAACGAAGATGGTTATATTCTACACATAAGCCTGCTTGATGAcataacaagcaagctctatGGCAGAAAGAAACTGAGACTGGAACGATCTAAATTCCAGAAACTGATTACTTCATTCTCATTGCAGCCACTTCATCCTATTGTGTGGCTCCTTTAAGCGGGCAATGAGATGCTTCACATTGAAACCCAATTGCTGTAAATGCTTGGCTTTTTTCATCAAACGTGCAATTTCAGAAGCATGTGTATCACATGATGTCTTAAGCACCTCCTTAGCCAAGTCAACTAGCAAAAACCATAGCCCAATGTAAGCTAGATCTCCTAGAGCTTCTTTGTTAACAAAACCTCTGTAATGTGGTTTCTGGGGAATGAGTTGAAAGAACACAGGATACTCCCTCATGGCTGCTTCAGCGTAAGGGTCATTGAAGCTTTTCTTCAGGTTTTCTCGCTTCCTTCCACTTAAATCATCTTCATCTGCACTTTCCTCCCATTGTGAGAGGAGCCCAGAGCAAACAAACTCTTCtagttctagggcaagttgcatatcttgatcttttGGATCAAGGTCACTCTGTTCGTCGTCATCATCCAGATTTATTACTTCACATTTATTCTCATGCTGTTCAAGAACAATGCATTCATCATCACTGTCAAGTAGTGCCAATTCATCAAATTTCTTAGAGTTAGAATTTGGATCTTCTTCAAGTACAGTGTACTTCTGACCTTCCAATTGCAACGGATTCCTTTCTGTGTTACTTCTGACTTTGCTTTTCTTCTTATTATTACCCCCATCTTCGGCAAATTTACCTCCTCTTTGTTTCATCTCCTTCTTCCGTTTCGCTGAAGTAGTTCTGCTGTTTTTATCACAAGCCCTAAGGCCAAGGACAATCACCTTTGTTTCGTTATCATGACTTCCCTGATCTATCTGCCCCAGCTGCTCTTCTCTGATGCAATTGTTGTGTTCTGTCCAGGTGGCTTCTGTAAATTGATCAAGTGCTGGCACCAGAGCACGTTTCTTATTTACATTCAGTTGCAACGAACTAGATCCATTTTCATGGCCTCGTACCACCAAGCAACCATATCGATCATCAACTTGATGCCTGTAGAACTGCCCACTGCTGCACCACGCAACGTAATCTTCACTCGGCATCCCATATCTACCGACACCTGGTATCCACATCTCAATTCCCTCAAAGTCAAACTCACCAACAATAGACACAGGAGCAGCCTGATCATAGCCAAACTGTCTCGCAACAAGGTGAGGATTGTACAGTACCGAATTTTCCATGTCATCACCATGAAACCCGGTCAACACTGTTTGGCTGATAACAGCAATGTAATCCAGCAACCACTCCGGCTTAGCTTTACCT
This portion of the Setaria viridis chromosome 7, Setaria_viridis_v4.0, whole genome shotgun sequence genome encodes:
- the LOC117863431 gene encoding uncharacterized protein; this encodes MPASTGHRLHDPDPPDYLPLPLAPRTPTPPPPPPSSPPHSVPTLSFRYLTACPRWSSWVAAALRDPVFAPTLASSAISDAVAATTAAVAPDRAALSALLSFWDPGTHTFRLPAGPATFTLEDALVLAGLTPAGAPLDRALTPEEDALRARLVVEREKIRVLHPCASAARRVSLEVWLEWFNGGGIRPGEDDDLRRLGFLAYWLAFFVTPRMRPRGAELPEVALALAARLSLGERISLGPAMVANLYADMDKVVVSAATNGVSGRVDVWAPLWLLQVWLWERYVRLRPPQLKAPQFPVSNVRVLYWTRRKRTTIPEEALQILQEEGCFDWRPYRHNSLNWMRPKWFEVDTVLVSCRGKAKPEWLLDYIAVISQTVLTGFHGDDMENSVLYNPHLVARQFGYDQAAPVSIVGEFDFEGIEMWIPGVGRYGMPSEDYVAWCSSGQFYRHQVDDRYGCLVVRGHENGSSSLQLNVNKKRALVPALDQFTEATWTEHNNCIREEQLGQIDQGSHDNETKVIVLGLRACDKNSRTTSAKRKKEMKQRGGKFAEDGGNNKKKSKVRSNTERNPLQLEGQKYTVLEEDPNSNSKKFDELALLDSDDECIVLEQHENKCEVINLDDDDEQSDLDPKDQDMQLALELEEFVCSGLLSQWEESADEDDLSGRKRENLKKSFNDPYAEAAMREYPVFFQLIPQKPHYRGFVNKEALGDLAYIGLWFLLVDLAKEVLKTSCDTHASEIARLMKKAKHLQQLGFNVKHLIARLKEPHNRMKWLQ